The genomic stretch ATAGCTCTTGCCACAAGGAATTCAGTATGACGAAATATTTGATTAATGAACAGTATGATGTTGATGATCCTAATGTCAGTAAGCAATTCGGTAAAGGTGATCGGCGCGAAGATTTTGCCGATGCCTGGCAGCAAACAGGTAATGTGATTCTTGTTGGCTTGACCGGAAGCGGAAAGCTGGCACTGGCTCACCTCCTGGCCGAGCGCACGGGATTGCCTGTGGTCGTGCCGTCAGATTCCCGAGAGGCTGTCGCCGAAATGGGGGCTGAAGGGAAGATCATTGTATTGCGCGATGAAGTGCTGGAGCAGGAAGAAGTTCGGTCCACTGTGCATGGTGCAGGCAAGGTCTTTTACTTGATGGTTGACTCCAACAGGCTTGCTGAACGAGTGGCCGACAGGGATGGTGTGGAAGATCAGGATGAACTGTGGCGCCAACTCTCAGCTCGGCTGGCGTTGATGGAGCCGGTATTTTATTCCACCTTGCACTTTATACTGCAGGCCTCTGGTCAACCGGAAGACATGCTGGATGATGCCTTGGAAAAAATTGCTTTCTAGTGGAATTTAGTTAAGGGGCATGGAGTTGGTGACACCCCGTGCCGATTGCGCTAGAAGAGCGCATCTTGATCACCTTTAGCGTATGGAGCTTGTTTGATGCCGGAAAAGAAACTCAGGGTCGAGTTCATGGCCATGACCCCCGATGCTCTTTCCCTTATATATGCCGCTTTCCGTCAATGTTATCATGCCGGATTTGTTGCCGACATG from Pseudodesulfovibrio profundus encodes the following:
- a CDS encoding nucleoside/nucleotide kinase family protein, which encodes MTKYLINEQYDVDDPNVSKQFGKGDRREDFADAWQQTGNVILVGLTGSGKLALAHLLAERTGLPVVVPSDSREAVAEMGAEGKIIVLRDEVLEQEEVRSTVHGAGKVFYLMVDSNRLAERVADRDGVEDQDELWRQLSARLALMEPVFYSTLHFILQASGQPEDMLDDALEKIAF